GGGAAGTTGCCGTCGGGGAACATCTCTCTGCGGATTTGCACGAAGCGGTCGCCGTAGCGCGCATCCTTGATGAACACCGTCATGGTGACGAGATTGGCGAGCTTTCCTCCGGCGCGCTGCAGGGTCTGGTCCATGAGGGCGAACACCCGCCGCGCCTGCGCCTCGAAGTTGCCGGAGATGTCCTTGCCGTCCGCGTCCATCGTCGCCGTCTGGCCGGCCATCCAGACGATGCGCCCACCGTCGGTGACGACGGCGGGCGAGAACGCGCGGCTCTTCTGGAAGTCGCTCTTCTCC
This is a stretch of genomic DNA from Candidatus Methylomirabilota bacterium. It encodes these proteins:
- a CDS encoding RidA family protein; protein product: MNKTMLMLAAVFLATICGVAQAADYLEKSDFQKSRAFSPAVVTDGGRIVWMAGQTATMDADGKDISGNFEAQARRVFALMDQTLQRAGGKLANLVTMTVFIKDARYGDRFVQIRREMFPDGNFPGSALITVSNFARPGMEIEIQGIAVIGDKCTNGSCSTK